The proteins below come from a single Chelmon rostratus isolate fCheRos1 chromosome 12, fCheRos1.pri, whole genome shotgun sequence genomic window:
- the LOC121614482 gene encoding uncharacterized protein LOC121614482 isoform X2, with translation MTLWDHDDLEQYTREMPKPNTDFEIVASESIEHKASALKVDASLKASFLGGLVEVDGSAKYLNDHKTSQNQARVTLKYKATTKFKELSMNHLGRGNVKHPDVFDKGLATHVVTGVLYGAQAFFVFDREVSERENHQDIEGNLKVMIKKIPCLAIEGEGSLKMEDQDRANINKFSCRFFGDFSLQKTPTSFQDAVEVYQSLPKLLGANGENAVPVKVWLLPLTSLDSSAAKLVRQISIRLVQESQSVLEDFSELEMRCNDALKNTTAKQFTQIVKKIKTFQEMCSEFKLEFQRTLAKKLPSIRGGGEEEAVLAEILKKRRSSPFNSKDLNEWMNCKEREISTLKSFASMMKNTSIVPSQNKFHEEIFSAEHAVCFVFTSLESAEPYLSALSNYLEQRTKPDDFQDSHPRDVEMEQWYASKEVADTMRSKAKLFSDFAEANKENQNMKFLMTGLTNETQKGSSIYLYQDGFSVSDNFEPPSRPETVTVSDINHNSVTLKISPPRFGAMSITSYSVEFCVIGEDGWQQKTASKAGEVTVRDLSPDTKYTFRCRAVTSVGVGPDKEVSGSVKTLPCSPPGKPRVELNSGEILVSWEKPAELGQGVHILSYIVEYVKTDNRVEEEELQWNQMMSSAENAIISGLQSETNYVVRVRCDCGAAGRSKESIAVNVSTTKREFARFAEFLRHISTRISSTSPSVYKLPLEEEDMGIDGCRRYNLGKESMRQNRTIMLLGATGSGKSTLINGMINYIVGVEWKDNFRFKLIDEDQSRSQAESQTSEVTVYQINHQEGFKIPFSLTVVDTPGFGDTRGIERDREIKEQIRRLFTSHHGVGEIDAVCFVTQAALARLTATQQYVFDSVLSIFGKDVADNIDMLVTFADGKQPPVLEAINASGVPCPKNDIGLPVHFKFNNSALFADNRSIRDRVCDEDSDEDDDSFDEMFWTMGAKSMERFFTTLGKMTTKSLLMTQEVLRERKQLETAIEGLQPQVKTGLAKLEEIKATKEKIKEHEAVMTSNEHFEIEVDVIKPIKKQLTKKGEYITNCQKCSITCHYPCMIANDNEKAGCASMDRTGRCTVCPGKCHWKVHSNQTYSWEYVKVTEKQTLQELQDKYKKAAKEKMTVQEVIERQEEEIVHLQEMIVSLMDQSANCITRLQEIALRPNPLATPDYIDMLIEGEKSEAKQGYQARVRSLEEMKDRAKLISRVAKRDKLTKTEEELSEEKQDRQEKKGWVKKVLNFFGF, from the coding sequence ATGACACTGTGGGATCACGATGACCTGGAACAGTATACAAGAGAAATGCCAAAACCTAACACTGACTTTGAGATAGTTGCATCTGAATCAATTGAGCATAAAGCTTCAGCATTAAAGGTTGATGCCTCTCTGAAAGCAAGTTTCTTAGGTGGACTGGTAGAGGTTGACGGATCAGCCAAATACCTGAATGATCATAAGACTTCCCAAAATCAGGCCAGGGTAACACTGAAATACAAGGCCACCACAAAGTTCAAGGAACTGTCGATGAATCATCTTGGAAGAGGAAATGTGAAGCATCCGGATGTCTTTGATAAAGGATTAGCAACACATGTAGTCACAGGCGTCCTTTACGGGGCACAAGCCTTCTTTGTCTTTGACCGTGAGGTGTCTGAAAGAGAAAATCATCAAGACATTGAGGGTAACTTGAAGGTGATGATCAAGAAGATTCCTTGCCTTGCAATAGAGGGAGAAGGATCACTGAAAATGGAAGATCAGGACAGAGCAAATATTAATAAATTCTCCTGCAGATTCTTTGGAGACTTTTCCCTTCAGAAAACTCCTACATCCTTTCAGGATGCGGTAGAAGTCTACCAAAGCCTGCCAAAATTACTGGGAGCCAACGGAGAAAATGCTGTACCAGTGAAAGTCTGGCTGTTGCCACTGACAAGTTTAGATTCCTCAGCTGCTAAACTTGTCCGTCAGATAAGTATAAGATTAGTTCAAGAATCACAGAGTGTCCTGGAGGACTTCAGTGAGCTGGAAATGAGGTGTAATGATGCTTTGAAAAACACCACTGCAAAACAGTTCACACAGATTGTCAAAAAGATTAAAACCTTTCAAGAGATGTGCTCTGAGTTCAAGCTGGAATTCCAAAGAACTTTGGCAAAGAAACTTCCATCAATccgaggtggaggagaagaggaggctgtgCTCGCAGAGATCCTAAAGAAGAGACGTTCTTCTCCTTTCAACAGCAAAGACCTGAATGAGTGGATGAActgtaaagagagagaaatctcTACTTTAAAGTCTTTCGCCAGCATGATGAAGAACACCAGTATCGTCCCATCTCAAAATAAGTTTCATGAAGAAATTTTCAGTGCagaacatgctgtgtgttttgttttcacctcACTGGAGAGTGCTGAACCGTACCTGTCAGCTTTATCAAACTACTTAGAACAAAGAACCAAACCGGACGACTTTCAAGATTCGCACCCTCGTGATGTAGAGATGGAACAATGGTACGCCTCAAAAGAGGTAGCAGATACAATGAGGAGTAAGGCAAAGCTCTTCAGTGACTTCGCAGAGGCCAACAAGGAGAACCAGAACATGAAGTTTTTGATGACTGGTTTAACAAATGAGACGCAGAAAGGCTCCAGCATCTACCTTTATCAAGATGGCTTTTCTGTCAGTGACAACTTTGAGCCACCTTCAAGACCTGAAACAGTCACAGTAAGTGACATAAACCACAACAGTGTGACACTGAAGATTTCTCCACCCAGATTTGGAGCAATGAGCATCACCTCCTACTCTGTTGAGTTCTGTGTCATTGGAGAGGATGGATGGCAACAAAAGACGGCATCAAAAGCTGGAGAAGTCACAGTGAGAGATCTGAGTCCTGACACAAAGTATACGTTCAGATGCAGAGCAGTAACCTCAGTAGGTGTTGGACCAGACAAGGAGGTCAGTGGTTCTGTTAAAACCTTACCTTGCAGCCCTCCTGGAAAACCTCGAGTTGAGCTAAACTCAGGTGAGATATTAGTTAGCTGGGAGAAACCTGCCGAGCTTGGACAAGGTGTCCACATCTTGAGCTACATCGTGGAGTACGTCAAAACGGACAACAGggtggaagaggaagaactCCAGTGGAACCAAATGATGTCAAGCGCTGAAAATGCGATCATTTCAGGGCTTCAGTCCGAGACAAACTATGTTGTCAGGGTCAGATGTGATTGTGGTGCAGCTGGAAGAAGCAAAGAAAGCATCGCTGTTAATGTCTCCACAACAAAACGTGAATTTGCACGTTTTGCCGAATTCCTCAGACATATTAGCACAAGGATAAGTTCTACATCTCCCTCAGTTTACAAACTGCCTCTGGAAGAGGAAGACATGGGCATAGATGGATGCCGGCGGTATAACTTAGGCAAAGAAAGCATGAGGCAAAATCGCACAATAATGCTTCTTGGAGCGACAGGATCAGGAAAGTCCACTCTCATCAATGGAATGATCAATTACATTGTTGGTGTAGAGTGGAAGGACAATTTCAGATTCAAATTAATTGATGAGGATCAGTCAAGATCACAAGCTGAAAGCCAGACCTCTGAAGTCACAGTCTACCAAATCAACCACCAGGAGGGGTTTAAAATCCCCTTCTCTCTCACCGTTGTGGACACACCAGGGTTTGGAGATACAAGAGGAATAGAAAGAGACAGGGAGATCAAGGAGCAAATCCGGAGGCTTTTCACCTCTCATCATGGAGTTGGTGAGATTGACGCTGTGTGCTTTGTTACTCAGGCCGCTCTTGCACGActaacagcaacacaacaatATGTGTTTGACTCAGTTCTCTCCATTTTTGGCAAAGATGTGGCTGACAACATTGACATGCTGGTGACTTTTGCAGATGGCAAGCAGCCACCAGTTCTTGAGGCAATAAACGCCTCTGGTGTCCCATGTCCAAAAAATGACATTGGACTTCCAGTTCACTTCAAATTCAACAACTCAGCATTATTTGCAGACAACAGAAGCATTCGTGACAGGGTCTGTGATGAGGAttctgatgaggatgatgacagCTTTGATGAAATGTTTTGGACCATGGGTGCCAAAAGTATGGAGAGGTTCTTCACTACTTTGGGTAAAATGACAACCAAAAGCTTGCTAATGACCCAGGAGGTTCTCAGAGAAAGGAAGCAGCTTGAAACAGCCATTGAAGGTTTGCAACCCCAAGTTAAAACTGGATTAGCTAAACTTGAAGAAATTAAGGCAACTAAAGAAAAGATTAAAGAGCACGAAGCGGTTATGACTTCAAATGAACACTTTGAGATCGAGGTGGATGTTATTAAGCCGATcaaaaaacagctcacaaagaAAGGAGAGTATATCACCAACTGCCAGAAATGTTCAATAACATGCCACTACCCTTGTATGATAGCAAATGATAATGAAAAAGCCGGCTGTGCATCAATGGATAGAACAGGGAGGTGCACTGTCTGTCCTGGAAAATGCCATTGGAAAGTGCATTCAAACCAGACCTACAGCTGGGAGTATGTTAAGGtcacagagaagcagacactGCAAGAGTTAcaagacaaatacaaaaaagctgcaaaagaaaagatgaCTGTTCAGGAAGTCATTGAGAGGCAAGAGGAAGAGATTGTTCATCTGCAGGAGATGATAGTGTCCCTGATGGATCAGTCAGCTAACTGTATCACTCGTCTGCAAGAGATCGCCCTGAGACCAAACCCTCTGGCCACTCCTGACTACATTGACATGCTGATTGAAGGGGAAAAGTCAGAGGCCAAGCAAGGTTACCAGGCCCGAGTTCGGTCtttggaggaaatgaaggacAGGGCAAAATTAATCTCCAGAGTAGCCAAACGAGACAAACTTACAAAAACGGAGGAGGAATTgtctgaagaaaaacaggacaggCAAGAAAAGAAAGGTTGGGTGAAGAAAGTTTTAAATTTCTTTGGCTTTTAG
- the LOC121614482 gene encoding uncharacterized protein LOC121614482 isoform X1 codes for MDSEASRTIEMAALGRPIGLGMLYDCRQDSLVAGMTLWDHDDLEQYTREMPKPNTDFEIVASESIEHKASALKVDASLKASFLGGLVEVDGSAKYLNDHKTSQNQARVTLKYKATTKFKELSMNHLGRGNVKHPDVFDKGLATHVVTGVLYGAQAFFVFDREVSERENHQDIEGNLKVMIKKIPCLAIEGEGSLKMEDQDRANINKFSCRFFGDFSLQKTPTSFQDAVEVYQSLPKLLGANGENAVPVKVWLLPLTSLDSSAAKLVRQISIRLVQESQSVLEDFSELEMRCNDALKNTTAKQFTQIVKKIKTFQEMCSEFKLEFQRTLAKKLPSIRGGGEEEAVLAEILKKRRSSPFNSKDLNEWMNCKEREISTLKSFASMMKNTSIVPSQNKFHEEIFSAEHAVCFVFTSLESAEPYLSALSNYLEQRTKPDDFQDSHPRDVEMEQWYASKEVADTMRSKAKLFSDFAEANKENQNMKFLMTGLTNETQKGSSIYLYQDGFSVSDNFEPPSRPETVTVSDINHNSVTLKISPPRFGAMSITSYSVEFCVIGEDGWQQKTASKAGEVTVRDLSPDTKYTFRCRAVTSVGVGPDKEVSGSVKTLPCSPPGKPRVELNSGEILVSWEKPAELGQGVHILSYIVEYVKTDNRVEEEELQWNQMMSSAENAIISGLQSETNYVVRVRCDCGAAGRSKESIAVNVSTTKREFARFAEFLRHISTRISSTSPSVYKLPLEEEDMGIDGCRRYNLGKESMRQNRTIMLLGATGSGKSTLINGMINYIVGVEWKDNFRFKLIDEDQSRSQAESQTSEVTVYQINHQEGFKIPFSLTVVDTPGFGDTRGIERDREIKEQIRRLFTSHHGVGEIDAVCFVTQAALARLTATQQYVFDSVLSIFGKDVADNIDMLVTFADGKQPPVLEAINASGVPCPKNDIGLPVHFKFNNSALFADNRSIRDRVCDEDSDEDDDSFDEMFWTMGAKSMERFFTTLGKMTTKSLLMTQEVLRERKQLETAIEGLQPQVKTGLAKLEEIKATKEKIKEHEAVMTSNEHFEIEVDVIKPIKKQLTKKGEYITNCQKCSITCHYPCMIANDNEKAGCASMDRTGRCTVCPGKCHWKVHSNQTYSWEYVKVTEKQTLQELQDKYKKAAKEKMTVQEVIERQEEEIVHLQEMIVSLMDQSANCITRLQEIALRPNPLATPDYIDMLIEGEKSEAKQGYQARVRSLEEMKDRAKLISRVAKRDKLTKTEEELSEEKQDRQEKKGWVKKVLNFFGF; via the exons ATGGACTCTGAAGCCAGCAGAACCATAGAGATGGCGGCGCTCGGCCGACCAATTGGCCTCGGGATGCTGTACGACTGCCGCCAAGATTCACTCGTCGCTG GCATGACACTGTGGGATCACGATGACCTGGAACAGTATACAAGAGAAATGCCAAAACCTAACACTGACTTTGAGATAGTTGCATCTGAATCAATTGAGCATAAAGCTTCAGCATTAAAGGTTGATGCCTCTCTGAAAGCAAGTTTCTTAGGTGGACTGGTAGAGGTTGACGGATCAGCCAAATACCTGAATGATCATAAGACTTCCCAAAATCAGGCCAGGGTAACACTGAAATACAAGGCCACCACAAAGTTCAAGGAACTGTCGATGAATCATCTTGGAAGAGGAAATGTGAAGCATCCGGATGTCTTTGATAAAGGATTAGCAACACATGTAGTCACAGGCGTCCTTTACGGGGCACAAGCCTTCTTTGTCTTTGACCGTGAGGTGTCTGAAAGAGAAAATCATCAAGACATTGAGGGTAACTTGAAGGTGATGATCAAGAAGATTCCTTGCCTTGCAATAGAGGGAGAAGGATCACTGAAAATGGAAGATCAGGACAGAGCAAATATTAATAAATTCTCCTGCAGATTCTTTGGAGACTTTTCCCTTCAGAAAACTCCTACATCCTTTCAGGATGCGGTAGAAGTCTACCAAAGCCTGCCAAAATTACTGGGAGCCAACGGAGAAAATGCTGTACCAGTGAAAGTCTGGCTGTTGCCACTGACAAGTTTAGATTCCTCAGCTGCTAAACTTGTCCGTCAGATAAGTATAAGATTAGTTCAAGAATCACAGAGTGTCCTGGAGGACTTCAGTGAGCTGGAAATGAGGTGTAATGATGCTTTGAAAAACACCACTGCAAAACAGTTCACACAGATTGTCAAAAAGATTAAAACCTTTCAAGAGATGTGCTCTGAGTTCAAGCTGGAATTCCAAAGAACTTTGGCAAAGAAACTTCCATCAATccgaggtggaggagaagaggaggctgtgCTCGCAGAGATCCTAAAGAAGAGACGTTCTTCTCCTTTCAACAGCAAAGACCTGAATGAGTGGATGAActgtaaagagagagaaatctcTACTTTAAAGTCTTTCGCCAGCATGATGAAGAACACCAGTATCGTCCCATCTCAAAATAAGTTTCATGAAGAAATTTTCAGTGCagaacatgctgtgtgttttgttttcacctcACTGGAGAGTGCTGAACCGTACCTGTCAGCTTTATCAAACTACTTAGAACAAAGAACCAAACCGGACGACTTTCAAGATTCGCACCCTCGTGATGTAGAGATGGAACAATGGTACGCCTCAAAAGAGGTAGCAGATACAATGAGGAGTAAGGCAAAGCTCTTCAGTGACTTCGCAGAGGCCAACAAGGAGAACCAGAACATGAAGTTTTTGATGACTGGTTTAACAAATGAGACGCAGAAAGGCTCCAGCATCTACCTTTATCAAGATGGCTTTTCTGTCAGTGACAACTTTGAGCCACCTTCAAGACCTGAAACAGTCACAGTAAGTGACATAAACCACAACAGTGTGACACTGAAGATTTCTCCACCCAGATTTGGAGCAATGAGCATCACCTCCTACTCTGTTGAGTTCTGTGTCATTGGAGAGGATGGATGGCAACAAAAGACGGCATCAAAAGCTGGAGAAGTCACAGTGAGAGATCTGAGTCCTGACACAAAGTATACGTTCAGATGCAGAGCAGTAACCTCAGTAGGTGTTGGACCAGACAAGGAGGTCAGTGGTTCTGTTAAAACCTTACCTTGCAGCCCTCCTGGAAAACCTCGAGTTGAGCTAAACTCAGGTGAGATATTAGTTAGCTGGGAGAAACCTGCCGAGCTTGGACAAGGTGTCCACATCTTGAGCTACATCGTGGAGTACGTCAAAACGGACAACAGggtggaagaggaagaactCCAGTGGAACCAAATGATGTCAAGCGCTGAAAATGCGATCATTTCAGGGCTTCAGTCCGAGACAAACTATGTTGTCAGGGTCAGATGTGATTGTGGTGCAGCTGGAAGAAGCAAAGAAAGCATCGCTGTTAATGTCTCCACAACAAAACGTGAATTTGCACGTTTTGCCGAATTCCTCAGACATATTAGCACAAGGATAAGTTCTACATCTCCCTCAGTTTACAAACTGCCTCTGGAAGAGGAAGACATGGGCATAGATGGATGCCGGCGGTATAACTTAGGCAAAGAAAGCATGAGGCAAAATCGCACAATAATGCTTCTTGGAGCGACAGGATCAGGAAAGTCCACTCTCATCAATGGAATGATCAATTACATTGTTGGTGTAGAGTGGAAGGACAATTTCAGATTCAAATTAATTGATGAGGATCAGTCAAGATCACAAGCTGAAAGCCAGACCTCTGAAGTCACAGTCTACCAAATCAACCACCAGGAGGGGTTTAAAATCCCCTTCTCTCTCACCGTTGTGGACACACCAGGGTTTGGAGATACAAGAGGAATAGAAAGAGACAGGGAGATCAAGGAGCAAATCCGGAGGCTTTTCACCTCTCATCATGGAGTTGGTGAGATTGACGCTGTGTGCTTTGTTACTCAGGCCGCTCTTGCACGActaacagcaacacaacaatATGTGTTTGACTCAGTTCTCTCCATTTTTGGCAAAGATGTGGCTGACAACATTGACATGCTGGTGACTTTTGCAGATGGCAAGCAGCCACCAGTTCTTGAGGCAATAAACGCCTCTGGTGTCCCATGTCCAAAAAATGACATTGGACTTCCAGTTCACTTCAAATTCAACAACTCAGCATTATTTGCAGACAACAGAAGCATTCGTGACAGGGTCTGTGATGAGGAttctgatgaggatgatgacagCTTTGATGAAATGTTTTGGACCATGGGTGCCAAAAGTATGGAGAGGTTCTTCACTACTTTGGGTAAAATGACAACCAAAAGCTTGCTAATGACCCAGGAGGTTCTCAGAGAAAGGAAGCAGCTTGAAACAGCCATTGAAGGTTTGCAACCCCAAGTTAAAACTGGATTAGCTAAACTTGAAGAAATTAAGGCAACTAAAGAAAAGATTAAAGAGCACGAAGCGGTTATGACTTCAAATGAACACTTTGAGATCGAGGTGGATGTTATTAAGCCGATcaaaaaacagctcacaaagaAAGGAGAGTATATCACCAACTGCCAGAAATGTTCAATAACATGCCACTACCCTTGTATGATAGCAAATGATAATGAAAAAGCCGGCTGTGCATCAATGGATAGAACAGGGAGGTGCACTGTCTGTCCTGGAAAATGCCATTGGAAAGTGCATTCAAACCAGACCTACAGCTGGGAGTATGTTAAGGtcacagagaagcagacactGCAAGAGTTAcaagacaaatacaaaaaagctgcaaaagaaaagatgaCTGTTCAGGAAGTCATTGAGAGGCAAGAGGAAGAGATTGTTCATCTGCAGGAGATGATAGTGTCCCTGATGGATCAGTCAGCTAACTGTATCACTCGTCTGCAAGAGATCGCCCTGAGACCAAACCCTCTGGCCACTCCTGACTACATTGACATGCTGATTGAAGGGGAAAAGTCAGAGGCCAAGCAAGGTTACCAGGCCCGAGTTCGGTCtttggaggaaatgaaggacAGGGCAAAATTAATCTCCAGAGTAGCCAAACGAGACAAACTTACAAAAACGGAGGAGGAATTgtctgaagaaaaacaggacaggCAAGAAAAGAAAGGTTGGGTGAAGAAAGTTTTAAATTTCTTTGGCTTTTAG